A stretch of the bacterium genome encodes the following:
- a CDS encoding DEAD/DEAH box helicase: MNLEQTLTALQTRPRFAPQFTAWHTFPAVAARLAEFPQDLDPRLRQGLHQRGIQQLYSHQAEAYQAVVQGADIVVVTPTASGKTLCYNLPVVDAMLKREDTRALYLFPTKALSGDQVDDLHEIIAALGVDLRTYTYDGDTPPDARRTIRAAGHIVVTNPDMLHTAILPHHTKWLRLFENLRYVVLDELHHYRGVFGSHLANVIRRLLRICQFYGSTPQFICCSATIGNPREHAERLIGRSVTLIDKSGAPVGPRAIGLYNPPVVNQALGIRRDAVREAVALAGDLLAGRVQTIFFGRTRLSVELLTTYLQTDAARRGLDPGTICGYRGGYLPSERRRIEAGLREGTVRAVAATNALELGIDIGQLSAAILVGYPGTIASTWQQMGRAGRRGDLALAILVGSSAALDQFIVTHPDYLFAHPVEEARTNPDNLLILTSHLKCAAFELPVRDGEAFGPSTLPEILAYLEDERVLHHDEDAWHYVAEAYPAEEVSLRSASTENVVIIDVTDPAPRVIGEVDLAAAPAFVHEDAIYLHLGQQHHVDRLDWEERKAYVRRVNVDYYTDAQTAVDIRVLEEFAEAPGAAHGEVVVTFRPTIYKKLKLTTHENVGFGTIHLPETTLHTTGAWWTFAPARTPGLQPDEVQSALLGLAHALSNVAPLYLMSDPRDLGSVVEIRSPHTGEPTVTLFERVPGGVGQAERLFALRTDLIAAATSLVTACGCGEGCPSCVGPVLEIGPRGKQHTLHLLKNACVPA; the protein is encoded by the coding sequence TGTACTCCCATCAAGCCGAGGCGTACCAGGCGGTGGTTCAGGGTGCCGACATCGTCGTGGTCACCCCGACGGCTTCGGGCAAGACGCTCTGCTACAATCTCCCGGTCGTCGATGCGATGCTCAAACGCGAAGACACCCGAGCGCTCTACCTGTTCCCGACCAAGGCGTTGTCGGGCGATCAGGTGGATGATCTCCATGAGATCATCGCCGCCCTCGGCGTGGACCTCCGGACGTACACCTACGACGGGGACACGCCGCCGGACGCTCGCCGAACGATCCGGGCGGCCGGCCACATCGTGGTCACGAACCCGGACATGCTGCACACGGCGATCCTGCCGCACCACACGAAGTGGCTCCGCCTTTTCGAGAACCTGCGGTACGTCGTCCTGGACGAACTGCACCACTACCGGGGCGTGTTCGGATCGCATCTCGCCAACGTCATCCGTCGGCTCCTGCGGATTTGCCAGTTCTACGGGAGCACCCCTCAGTTCATCTGCTGCTCGGCGACCATCGGCAATCCGCGGGAGCACGCCGAACGCCTGATCGGCCGGTCGGTCACGCTGATCGACAAAAGCGGGGCCCCGGTCGGGCCTCGAGCGATCGGCCTCTACAACCCGCCGGTCGTGAACCAGGCCCTGGGCATCCGGCGGGACGCCGTCCGGGAGGCGGTGGCGCTGGCCGGGGACCTCCTGGCCGGCCGGGTCCAGACCATCTTCTTCGGTCGGACTCGGCTCAGCGTGGAGCTGCTGACGACCTACCTGCAAACGGACGCCGCCCGGCGCGGCCTGGATCCCGGGACGATCTGTGGATACCGCGGCGGGTACTTGCCGAGCGAACGCCGCCGGATCGAGGCGGGATTGCGTGAGGGCACGGTGCGCGCCGTCGCCGCGACCAACGCGCTCGAACTGGGGATCGACATCGGCCAACTGAGCGCGGCCATCCTGGTGGGGTACCCGGGCACGATCGCCAGCACCTGGCAGCAGATGGGACGGGCCGGACGACGGGGCGACCTCGCCCTCGCCATCCTCGTGGGGTCAAGCGCCGCGCTGGATCAGTTTATCGTCACCCACCCCGACTATCTCTTCGCGCACCCCGTGGAGGAGGCCCGCACGAACCCCGACAACCTGCTCATCCTCACCAGCCACCTCAAGTGTGCCGCGTTCGAACTGCCGGTCCGCGATGGGGAAGCGTTTGGCCCGAGCACGCTCCCCGAGATTCTCGCCTACCTCGAGGACGAGCGCGTCCTGCACCACGATGAAGACGCCTGGCACTATGTCGCAGAAGCGTATCCGGCCGAGGAGGTCAGCCTGCGGAGCGCGTCCACCGAGAATGTCGTGATCATCGACGTGACCGATCCGGCACCGCGGGTCATCGGGGAGGTCGATCTCGCAGCGGCGCCGGCGTTCGTGCACGAGGACGCCATCTATCTTCACCTCGGGCAGCAACATCACGTCGACCGTCTGGACTGGGAGGAACGCAAGGCCTACGTCCGGCGGGTGAACGTCGACTACTACACCGACGCCCAGACCGCCGTGGACATCCGGGTGCTGGAAGAGTTCGCCGAAGCCCCGGGGGCGGCCCACGGCGAGGTGGTCGTGACATTCCGCCCGACGATCTACAAGAAGCTCAAGCTCACCACGCACGAAAACGTCGGCTTCGGCACAATCCACCTGCCGGAAACCACGCTGCATACCACCGGGGCCTGGTGGACGTTCGCGCCCGCGCGCACCCCGGGACTCCAGCCGGATGAGGTTCAGAGCGCCCTGTTGGGCCTCGCCCACGCGCTCTCCAACGTCGCACCGCTGTACCTCATGTCCGACCCCCGCGATCTCGGCTCGGTCGTCGAAATCCGGTCCCCGCACACCGGCGAGCCGACGGTGACGTTGTTCGAACGGGTGCCAGGCGGCGTCGGCCAAGCGGAGCGCCTGTTCGCGTTGCGCACCGACCTCATCGCCGCGGCGACCTCGCTGGTCACGGCCTGCGGATGCGGCGAAGGATGCCCCTCGTGCGTCGGGCCGGTGCTCGAGATCGGACCCCGCGGAAAGCAGCACACGCTGCACCTGCTCAAAAACGCCTGTGTGCCCGCCTGA